The proteins below come from a single Kosakonia sp. SMBL-WEM22 genomic window:
- the iclR gene encoding glyoxylate bypass operon transcriptional repressor IclR, protein MVASVPAKRGRKAAAPAAPAGGQVQSLTRGLKLLEWIAESHSSVALTELAQQAGLPNSTTHRLLTTMQQLGFVRQVGELGHWAIGAHAFIVGSSFLQSRNLMAIVHPILRKLMEESGETVNLAVLDKSDHQAIIIDQVQCTQLMRMSAPIGGKLPMHASGAGKAFLSRLDDEQVGNLLHRQGLHAYTHATLVSPLHLKEDLAQTRKRGYSFDDEEHALGLRCVAACIFDEHGEPFAAISISGPISRITDDRVTELGAMVIRAAKEVTLAYGGIRT, encoded by the coding sequence ATGGTCGCCTCCGTCCCCGCAAAACGTGGCAGAAAAGCCGCCGCTCCCGCCGCGCCCGCTGGCGGGCAGGTGCAATCCTTAACGCGTGGCCTGAAATTGCTCGAGTGGATCGCAGAATCACACAGTAGCGTCGCGCTGACCGAGCTGGCACAGCAGGCCGGTTTACCCAACTCCACCACCCACCGATTATTGACCACTATGCAGCAGCTGGGCTTTGTCCGCCAGGTGGGCGAGCTGGGGCACTGGGCGATTGGCGCGCATGCCTTTATCGTGGGCAGCAGCTTTCTGCAAAGCCGCAACCTGATGGCGATTGTGCACCCGATTCTGCGCAAGCTGATGGAGGAGTCCGGCGAAACGGTGAACCTCGCGGTGCTGGATAAGAGCGATCATCAGGCGATCATTATCGATCAGGTGCAGTGTACGCAGCTGATGCGCATGTCTGCACCGATTGGCGGCAAGCTGCCGATGCACGCTTCCGGAGCAGGGAAAGCGTTTCTCTCCCGGCTGGATGATGAGCAGGTCGGTAATCTGTTGCACCGCCAGGGGCTGCACGCTTATACCCACGCCACACTGGTGTCGCCGCTGCATCTGAAAGAGGATCTCGCCCAGACGCGTAAACGCGGTTACTCCTTTGATGATGAAGAGCATGCCCTCGGCCTGCGCTGCGTCGCCGCCTGCATCTTTGATGAGCATGGCGAGCCGTTCGCCGCCATCTCTATTTCCGGGCCGATTTCGCGCATCACTGACGATCGCGTCACGGAGCTGGGTGCGATGGTGATCCGCGCGGCAAAAGAGGTGACGCTGGCTTACGGCGGCATCCGTACCTAA
- the aceK gene encoding bifunctional isocitrate dehydrogenase kinase/phosphatase: MSRGLALLIAQTILQGFDAQYGRFLEVTAGAQQRFEQADWHAVQQAMKQRIHLYDHHVGLVVEQLRCITDSQHPDAEFLQEVKAHYTQLLPDYPRFEIAESFFNSVYCRLFDHRSLSPERLFIFSSQPERRFRTIPRPLAKAFWPERGWEALLTKVLSDLPLRLPWQDKARDVRYISAHLLEAFGMDALNHAHLQVANELFYRNKAAWLVGKLITPAGTLPFLLPIHRSDEGELFVDTCLTTHAEASIVFGFARSYFMVYAPLPAATVEWLREILPGKTTAELYMAIGCQKHAKTESYREYLTYVTHSDEQFIEAPGIRGMVMLVFTLPGFDRVFKVIKDIFPPQKEMSAAHVRACYQLVKEHDRVGRMADTQEFENFVLEKRQIAPPLMALLLEQAPGKITDLGDRIAISHLYIERRMVPLNLWFEQVKGQQLRDAVEEYGNAIRQLAAANIFPGDMLFKNFGVTRHGRVVFYDYDEICYMTEVNFRDIPAPRYPEDELSAEPWYSVAPGDVFPEEFRHWLCADPEIGPLFEEMHADLFRADYWRGLQARIRQGHVEDVYAYRKRQRFCIRFAQSTLRQAG; encoded by the coding sequence ATGTCGCGTGGCCTGGCGTTGTTAATTGCACAAACCATCCTGCAGGGTTTTGACGCGCAGTATGGGCGCTTTCTGGAAGTGACCGCCGGAGCGCAGCAGCGCTTTGAGCAGGCGGACTGGCACGCCGTGCAGCAGGCGATGAAACAGCGTATCCACCTCTACGATCACCACGTCGGTCTGGTGGTGGAGCAACTGCGCTGTATCACCGACAGCCAGCATCCGGACGCGGAATTTCTGCAAGAGGTGAAAGCCCACTACACGCAGCTGCTGCCCGACTATCCCCGCTTTGAAATTGCCGAAAGCTTCTTTAACTCGGTCTATTGCCGTTTATTCGATCATCGCTCGCTGTCGCCCGAGCGCCTTTTCATCTTCAGTTCACAGCCCGAACGCCGTTTTCGCACCATTCCGCGCCCGCTGGCGAAAGCTTTCTGGCCGGAGCGTGGCTGGGAGGCGTTGCTGACAAAAGTGTTATCGGACCTGCCGCTGCGGCTGCCGTGGCAGGACAAAGCGCGCGACGTGCGTTATATCAGCGCCCATCTGCTGGAGGCGTTTGGCATGGATGCGCTTAACCACGCGCATTTACAGGTAGCGAACGAACTTTTCTACCGCAACAAGGCCGCCTGGCTGGTGGGCAAACTCATCACCCCGGCGGGAACGCTGCCGTTTCTGCTGCCGATCCATCGCAGCGACGAAGGGGAGTTGTTCGTTGATACCTGCCTCACCACGCACGCCGAAGCGAGTATCGTGTTTGGCTTCGCCCGCTCCTACTTTATGGTCTATGCGCCGCTCCCGGCGGCCACCGTCGAGTGGTTGCGCGAGATCCTGCCGGGTAAAACCACCGCCGAGCTCTATATGGCGATTGGCTGCCAGAAACACGCAAAAACAGAGAGTTACCGCGAATATCTTACCTACGTGACTCACAGCGACGAGCAGTTTATTGAAGCGCCGGGCATTCGCGGCATGGTGATGCTGGTGTTTACCCTACCGGGGTTCGATCGCGTCTTCAAAGTGATCAAAGATATCTTCCCGCCGCAAAAAGAGATGAGCGCCGCCCACGTTCGCGCCTGTTATCAACTGGTGAAGGAGCACGATCGCGTCGGACGCATGGCAGACACTCAGGAGTTTGAAAATTTTGTACTGGAGAAGCGGCAGATTGCGCCGCCGCTAATGGCGCTGCTGCTGGAGCAGGCACCGGGTAAGATTACCGATCTCGGCGATCGGATTGCCATCAGCCATCTCTATATTGAACGGCGTATGGTGCCGCTCAATCTCTGGTTCGAGCAGGTGAAAGGCCAGCAGCTGCGCGACGCGGTGGAAGAGTATGGCAATGCCATCCGTCAGCTTGCCGCCGCCAATATTTTCCCCGGCGATATGCTGTTTAAAAACTTCGGTGTGACGCGCCACGGGCGGGTGGTCTTTTATGACTACGACGAAATCTGCTACATGACAGAAGTGAATTTCCGCGATATCCCCGCCCCGCGTTACCCGGAAGATGAGCTCAGCGCTGAACCGTGGTACAGCGTCGCGCCAGGCGATGTCTTCCCTGAGGAGTTTCGCCACTGGCTCTGCGCCGACCCGGAAATCGGCCCGCTGTTTGAAGAGATGCACGCCGATCTCTTTCGCGCCGACTACTGGCGTGGTTTGCAGGCGCGCATTCGCCAGGGGCACGTGGAGGATGTCTACGCCTACCGCAAGCGCCAGCGCTTCTGCATTCGCTTCGCCCAAAGTACGCTGCGGCAGGCCGGTTAA